From one Nitrospira sp. MA-1 genomic stretch:
- the mutS gene encoding DNA mismatch repair protein MutS produces the protein MKDQELSPLMRQFQDVKAQHSDAIVFFRVGDFYEMFFEDAEEASKLLGIVLTARGKAKGEGIPLCGVPYHTSTGYIAKLLKAGKIVALCEQVEDPKLAKGLVRREVVRVYTPGTLYDHELLPSREANFLSALCYTPLSNQGNTTLGNRFGLASMDLSTGEFWISESLMKHSLQEIVDELVRLEPKEVIFPAPLQEEMTSAFQSLPIARIVPRDATSFDLESCRTILTRTFQVNQVEDLQLHGLRSGLQAAGGLLQYLAETQPTLAHSHIRRPLIRILEHEMQLDQATLRNLEVLKPVSEQRQSPTLLTTLDKTKTPMGTRLLRQWIVRPLTQVPAIHLRQEAVKELVLNLGVRMSIRDHLKTVQDLERLNSRIVLEVANPRDLINLHRSLEDLVVLQQLLPSFQSPMLKNVHEAWDPLLDVSSWIADTIIPNPPLSVKEGGIIQAGVNGELDELRVLAKEGTRLLTEMETRERTRTGIDSLKVKYNQVFGYYIEVTKANLSRVPGDYHRKQTLVNAERFTTGELQDLEGRLSSADQKMKSLENQLFGQIRLRVASATTRIQGMAEQLATLDVLTGLAEAASINRYHQPTVHEGGTIQITDGRHPVIEHIRQSEGFIPNDTTLDLDTNRLLLITGPNMAGKSTYLRQVALIVLMAQMGSFVPAESARIGIVDRIFTRVGAADDLSAGQSTFMVEMSETARILDTATSRSLLLLDEVGRGTSTYDGLSIAWALAEYILDRGHLGARTLFATHYHEMTQLETIREGIKNYTVLVQEKGQDVLFLRKIIQGKADRSYGIQVAKLAGIPKPVLDRARNILAQLEQDSSSNNVSLSDESVVDTPPFEQVSPKPHVILDEVKQMDLFSMTPLEALNRLADFKARLNEHNP, from the coding sequence ATGAAAGACCAAGAACTCTCCCCCCTCATGCGCCAATTTCAGGATGTGAAGGCTCAACATTCTGATGCCATTGTATTTTTCCGTGTTGGGGATTTTTATGAAATGTTTTTTGAGGATGCCGAAGAAGCCTCGAAACTCCTTGGCATCGTGTTAACCGCACGAGGCAAGGCCAAAGGGGAGGGCATCCCTCTTTGCGGAGTCCCCTATCACACTTCAACCGGATATATCGCAAAACTCTTGAAAGCCGGGAAAATAGTGGCGTTATGCGAACAAGTCGAAGACCCCAAACTTGCCAAAGGGCTCGTTCGTCGTGAAGTCGTTCGGGTCTATACCCCTGGAACCTTGTACGATCATGAACTCCTTCCTTCGCGAGAGGCCAATTTTTTGTCCGCCCTGTGTTACACCCCGTTATCCAACCAGGGAAATACCACGCTAGGCAATCGCTTTGGACTGGCCTCCATGGACCTTTCAACCGGGGAATTTTGGATTTCAGAATCCTTGATGAAGCATTCCCTGCAAGAGATCGTCGATGAACTCGTCCGCCTTGAGCCCAAAGAAGTCATCTTTCCTGCCCCACTTCAAGAGGAAATGACATCCGCATTCCAATCCCTGCCTATTGCCCGCATCGTGCCTCGTGATGCCACGAGCTTTGATCTTGAGTCCTGCAGGACGATCCTCACCAGAACATTTCAGGTCAATCAGGTTGAAGATCTCCAGCTCCATGGACTCCGATCCGGCCTTCAGGCCGCCGGTGGCCTTTTACAGTACCTGGCTGAAACCCAGCCAACACTCGCACATAGCCATATACGACGCCCCTTGATTCGAATCCTCGAACATGAAATGCAATTGGATCAGGCCACCCTGCGTAATTTAGAAGTTCTCAAGCCTGTATCCGAACAGCGCCAAAGTCCTACCTTGCTCACCACATTGGACAAGACCAAAACACCAATGGGGACGAGGCTTTTGCGGCAGTGGATCGTCCGTCCATTGACCCAGGTCCCGGCCATTCACTTGCGCCAGGAAGCGGTAAAGGAATTGGTCCTGAATCTCGGGGTTCGCATGTCGATTCGTGACCATCTGAAAACGGTGCAAGATCTGGAGCGACTGAATAGCCGAATTGTCCTGGAAGTGGCCAATCCTCGGGACCTTATCAATCTCCATCGCTCTCTGGAGGATTTGGTGGTGCTTCAGCAACTCTTACCGTCTTTCCAGTCTCCCATGCTGAAGAATGTCCATGAGGCCTGGGATCCCCTTCTGGATGTCTCCTCCTGGATTGCCGACACCATCATTCCTAATCCGCCCCTTTCCGTGAAGGAGGGAGGCATAATTCAAGCGGGGGTGAATGGGGAACTGGATGAATTACGAGTCCTGGCCAAAGAAGGAACTCGTTTACTGACCGAAATGGAAACTCGAGAACGCACCAGAACCGGCATCGACTCTCTCAAGGTGAAATACAATCAAGTCTTTGGCTATTACATTGAAGTGACAAAAGCGAATTTATCGCGAGTCCCTGGGGATTACCACCGGAAACAAACCCTGGTCAACGCCGAACGGTTTACCACGGGTGAACTGCAGGATCTCGAAGGTCGGCTTTCCAGTGCGGACCAAAAAATGAAAAGCCTGGAAAACCAATTATTTGGGCAGATCCGTCTCCGTGTCGCATCTGCCACCACCAGAATTCAGGGAATGGCGGAACAATTGGCTACCCTGGACGTTTTGACAGGGCTGGCAGAAGCGGCAAGCATTAACCGGTATCACCAGCCTACTGTCCATGAAGGAGGAACGATTCAGATCACGGACGGTCGCCATCCGGTCATTGAACACATCCGGCAAAGTGAAGGATTTATTCCCAACGATACAACGCTAGACTTGGACACCAACCGACTCTTGTTAATAACCGGTCCCAATATGGCTGGAAAGAGCACATACTTGCGGCAAGTTGCCCTTATCGTACTTATGGCTCAGATGGGAAGCTTTGTGCCTGCTGAGTCTGCACGAATAGGAATTGTTGATCGTATTTTTACCAGAGTAGGAGCAGCCGACGACCTCAGTGCCGGTCAAAGCACCTTTATGGTGGAAATGAGTGAAACAGCAAGAATTTTGGACACGGCGACTTCCCGAAGCCTTTTGTTGCTGGATGAAGTAGGAAGGGGAACCAGCACCTATGATGGACTGAGTATCGCTTGGGCACTGGCCGAATATATCCTGGACCGTGGACATCTCGGAGCACGGACTCTTTTTGCCACCCATTACCATGAAATGACCCAATTAGAGACCATCAGAGAAGGGATCAAAAACTACACGGTGCTTGTTCAGGAAAAAGGGCAAGATGTCCTGTTTCTCAGAAAAATCATCCAGGGAAAGGCTGATCGAAGCTACGGAATACAAGTCGCCAAACTGGCAGGGATACCAAAACCTGTTCTTGACCGCGCAAGAAATATTCTAGCCCAACTTGAACAGGATTCCTCATCTAACAACGTGTCCCTCTCCGATGAGTCAGTGGTGGATACCCCTCCTTTCGAACAGGTCTCACCAAAACCCCATGTTATCTTAGATGAAGTCAAACAGATGGATCTCTTTTCCATGACTCCGCTTGAAGCCCTCAATCGACTAGCTGATTTTAAGGCTCGATTGAATGAGCACAATCCCTAA
- the tsaE gene encoding tRNA (adenosine(37)-N6)-threonylcarbamoyltransferase complex ATPase subunit type 1 TsaE, producing the protein MTSAQETIKFGERLGKLLTGGDVLALTGDLGAGKTVLTCGIALGLGIPMDQVSSPTFTLIQEYSGAIPLIHVDLYRLDGPSDISTLGLEEYFTPNTIVLIEWAERFPQILPADHITICLEYGEAEDVRLFTVSGSGPRSFGIGANLLENLPKPH; encoded by the coding sequence ATGACATCCGCCCAGGAAACCATAAAATTCGGCGAACGGTTAGGAAAACTGTTAACCGGAGGAGACGTACTGGCCCTTACCGGTGACCTGGGAGCAGGAAAAACCGTTCTCACGTGTGGAATTGCGCTGGGTCTGGGAATTCCAATGGATCAAGTCAGCAGTCCCACGTTTACCCTTATTCAGGAATATTCAGGCGCTATTCCCCTTATTCATGTGGATTTATATCGTCTTGATGGGCCATCCGATATCTCTACATTAGGGTTAGAGGAATATTTTACTCCGAACACCATTGTCCTCATTGAATGGGCTGAACGGTTCCCTCAGATATTACCCGCCGACCACATAACCATTTGCTTGGAATATGGAGAGGCGGAAGACGTCCGCCTATTCACCGTATCTGGAAGTGGCCCCAGGAGTTTCGGCATAGGGGCCAACCTTCTAGAAAATTTGCCAAAGCCACATTGA
- a CDS encoding NAD(P)H-hydrate dehydratase → MWVVTAEQMQTLDRRTIQEAKVPGITLMERAGAGAMTQLTEALGSPKGKKAVILCGKGNNGGDGLVVARLLAKKGAKVKVVLMAPLRELSPDAKVMYRRLSKIIRPSLFTVNPSEESLHSLTQEADILVDALLGTGLSSLVRPPYSFAIEAINASQGFTVAIDIPSGLDSNTGSILGVAAQADLTVTFGCPKLGLYLSSAIDKVGTIQVIDIGIPQDFVSDLKPKIHLLSQGMVRPLIPLRPPSSHKGTFGHAGIVGGSQGKTGAPAMAGLGALRMGTGLVTVATPESVSPILESKLLEVMTEPMPESSQHLLGSETYPALLAFAVTKSALAFGPGMGISPETTEVLLQLLPQLKAPCVLDADALNGLAQHCQIFSSMKQPPILTPHPGEMARLLGASSPKQINEDRIGVSREFAMQHQVILVLKGARTIIAEPRGEVAICPTGNPGMASAGMGDVLTGIITGLLAQGLSGWDAARAGVYLHGLAGDLAAATIGEPGLIAGDVLTAIPHALTHTLSHS, encoded by the coding sequence ATGTGGGTTGTGACCGCTGAACAGATGCAAACGCTTGATCGGCGAACGATCCAAGAAGCCAAGGTTCCCGGCATAACCTTAATGGAGCGGGCGGGAGCCGGTGCGATGACCCAGCTTACAGAAGCCTTGGGTTCCCCTAAAGGCAAAAAGGCCGTCATTCTTTGTGGCAAGGGCAATAATGGTGGAGATGGCCTTGTTGTGGCCAGGCTCCTGGCCAAAAAAGGGGCAAAGGTGAAGGTCGTCTTGATGGCTCCGCTCCGGGAACTCAGTCCCGATGCGAAGGTTATGTATCGGCGGCTAAGCAAGATCATCAGACCATCTCTGTTTACCGTTAATCCCTCGGAGGAGTCCCTGCATTCCCTCACTCAAGAAGCCGACATTCTTGTCGATGCGCTCCTTGGTACGGGCCTCTCTTCTTTGGTTCGCCCCCCCTATTCCTTTGCCATTGAAGCAATAAATGCCTCGCAAGGCTTTACCGTGGCCATCGATATTCCGTCAGGATTGGACAGCAATACCGGGTCCATACTGGGAGTCGCTGCTCAGGCCGATCTCACCGTGACCTTCGGATGCCCGAAACTCGGCCTGTATTTGAGTTCAGCCATCGACAAAGTTGGAACCATCCAGGTCATCGATATTGGTATTCCCCAGGACTTTGTGTCGGATCTGAAGCCCAAGATTCATCTTCTGTCTCAGGGGATGGTTCGTCCCCTCATTCCTCTTCGCCCTCCGTCCTCACATAAAGGGACCTTTGGACATGCAGGGATTGTTGGTGGCTCCCAGGGAAAGACGGGGGCTCCCGCTATGGCTGGCCTAGGGGCACTTCGTATGGGAACCGGACTGGTGACCGTAGCCACCCCTGAAAGCGTTTCGCCCATCTTGGAGTCAAAGCTTCTGGAAGTGATGACAGAGCCCATGCCGGAATCGTCCCAACACCTATTGGGAAGTGAGACCTATCCAGCCCTTCTGGCTTTCGCAGTGACAAAATCAGCTCTGGCTTTCGGACCTGGTATGGGGATTTCTCCTGAAACAACAGAGGTCTTGCTTCAACTCCTTCCTCAACTGAAGGCACCCTGCGTTCTCGATGCCGATGCCCTCAATGGATTAGCGCAACATTGCCAAATATTTTCATCCATGAAACAACCGCCTATCCTGACCCCACATCCCGGAGAGATGGCCAGGCTACTTGGAGCCTCATCCCCAAAACAAATTAATGAGGATCGCATCGGCGTAAGTAGAGAGTTTGCCATGCAACATCAGGTAATCTTGGTACTGAAAGGTGCTCGAACCATCATCGCTGAACCCCGGGGAGAGGTGGCCATTTGTCCAACTGGCAATCCTGGAATGGCTTCCGCAGGAATGGGCGATGTCCTGACCGGAATCATTACCGGTTTATTAGCTCAGGGCTTAAGCGGTTGGGATGCGGCCAGGGCTGGCGTCTACCTGCATGGGTTGGCAGGTGATCTGGCTGCCGCCACCATCGGTGAACCAGGGCTGATCGCCGGGGATGTGCTGACCGCTATTCCTCATGCCTTGACTCATACTCTGTCTCATTCCTAG
- a CDS encoding pyridoxine 5'-phosphate synthase produces MARLGVNIDHVATLRQARGGHEPDPIIAASLVHLAGAEGIVVHLREDRRHIQDRDLTILRETVQTHLNLEMAADETVAKIALNIKPDLVTLVPERRQELTTEGGLDVIQHRDRIQAMVQLLHEGGIPVSLFIDPDINQLRAAHKIQADCVELHTGRYANTRRQQEEDAELDALVQTAKLASKLGLRVSAGHGLNYRNIKRLTSITEIEEFNIGHSIIAHAIFVGLERAVRDMKHLLG; encoded by the coding sequence ATGGCACGACTCGGCGTGAATATCGACCATGTGGCGACCCTTCGCCAAGCTCGTGGCGGACATGAACCGGACCCCATTATTGCCGCTTCATTGGTCCACCTTGCAGGAGCCGAGGGCATTGTGGTGCATCTCCGGGAGGATCGGCGGCATATTCAGGATCGGGATCTGACTATTTTGCGTGAAACCGTGCAGACGCATCTCAACTTAGAAATGGCCGCAGACGAGACCGTGGCCAAAATTGCCCTGAACATTAAACCCGATCTGGTGACACTCGTGCCTGAAAGGCGCCAGGAGCTTACCACAGAGGGTGGGTTGGACGTGATCCAGCATCGTGACCGTATTCAAGCCATGGTGCAATTACTCCATGAAGGCGGCATTCCCGTCAGTCTGTTCATTGATCCTGATATCAATCAGCTTCGTGCCGCCCACAAAATCCAGGCAGATTGCGTGGAACTCCATACCGGCCGGTACGCCAATACCCGCCGTCAGCAGGAGGAAGATGCTGAGCTTGACGCATTGGTGCAAACCGCCAAACTTGCGTCGAAACTAGGATTGCGTGTAAGTGCAGGGCATGGACTGAATTACCGGAATATCAAGCGGCTGACCAGCATTACCGAAATTGAAGAGTTCAACATTGGTCATAGCATTATTGCTCATGCCATATTTGTTGGGCTTGAGCGAGCAGTCCGCGACATGAAACACCTCCTGGGTTAA
- a CDS encoding aminotransferase class I/II-fold pyridoxal phosphate-dependent enzyme produces MEPFYRIQRLPGYVFSQVQELKLQARKRGEDIIDLGMGNPDQPTPRHIVDKLIETARLGRNHRYSASRGITKLRHAICDWYQRNYEVSLDPETEAIVTLGVKEGLAHLALAMVGPGDVVLAPTPTYPIHMYSVIIAGGEVRGVELGPDSDFFENLKKAFKQTQPAPRALILSFPHNPTTRVVDLEFFKKVVEFALEHQIWVIHDLAYADIVFDGYKAPSLLQIPEAKQIGVEFYSLSKSYNMPGWRVGFCVGNREVIGALTKIKSYLDYGMFQPIQIASIIALNGPQDCVKEIVGRYERRRNALVRGLNRIGWQIDYPRATMFAWAKIPQPYLGMGSLEFSKLLLRDAKVAVSPGIGFGEGGDDYVRFALVENEHRIFQAVRGIRQALKFDGDSE; encoded by the coding sequence ATGGAACCTTTTTACCGAATTCAACGACTCCCAGGATACGTCTTCTCTCAGGTTCAAGAGTTAAAACTCCAAGCCCGGAAGCGGGGAGAAGACATCATTGATTTAGGAATGGGCAATCCCGACCAGCCCACACCCCGTCATATCGTGGACAAATTGATTGAGACCGCGCGACTCGGGCGGAATCATCGCTATTCGGCCTCGCGGGGTATTACAAAATTGCGCCATGCCATCTGCGATTGGTATCAACGAAATTACGAGGTCAGTCTTGATCCCGAGACGGAAGCGATTGTGACCCTGGGGGTGAAAGAAGGGTTGGCGCATTTGGCCCTGGCCATGGTGGGACCGGGTGACGTGGTCCTGGCACCAACCCCCACGTACCCGATTCATATGTACAGTGTGATCATTGCGGGTGGGGAAGTCCGCGGGGTTGAACTCGGGCCGGATTCTGATTTTTTCGAAAACCTGAAAAAAGCCTTTAAACAGACGCAACCGGCTCCCCGAGCCTTGATCCTCAGTTTCCCTCATAACCCAACCACTCGCGTTGTTGACCTGGAATTTTTCAAAAAGGTGGTGGAGTTTGCCCTGGAACACCAAATCTGGGTCATTCATGATTTGGCCTATGCCGATATCGTGTTCGATGGTTACAAAGCCCCCAGCCTTCTACAAATTCCGGAGGCCAAACAAATTGGCGTGGAATTTTACTCACTCTCGAAGAGTTATAACATGCCCGGTTGGCGGGTAGGGTTTTGTGTCGGGAATCGTGAAGTGATTGGTGCGTTGACCAAAATCAAAAGTTACCTGGATTATGGCATGTTCCAGCCCATTCAAATTGCCAGTATTATTGCCTTGAATGGTCCCCAGGATTGCGTGAAAGAAATTGTGGGACGATATGAGCGACGGCGAAATGCTCTGGTCCGTGGACTCAACCGCATTGGTTGGCAAATCGACTATCCTCGCGCCACCATGTTTGCCTGGGCAAAAATTCCACAACCCTACCTCGGAATGGGATCGTTGGAGTTTTCCAAGCTCTTGTTGCGAGATGCCAAAGTTGCGGTTTCCCCGGGAATAGGATTCGGCGAAGGCGGCGATGACTATGTCCGCTTTGCATTAGTCGAAAATGAGCACCGGATTTTCCAGGCGGTTCGAGGAATCCGTCAGGCTTTAAAATTTGACGGAGATTCAGAATGA
- a CDS encoding homoserine dehydrogenase — MKKAIQVGLIGFGTVGTGVVKILQENAGLIAKRVGVPVSLVRIADLDVTTDRGVSVAQGVLTTDVRGILDDPAIDIVLELIGGHEPAKRFILQALERKKSVVTANKALLADHGEEIFEAAFKAGVDLGFEASVGGGIPIIRSLTEGLAANRILSITGIMNGTSNYILTRMTHERRDFDEILQEAKREGYAEADPSLDVDGVDAAHKLAIMVNLAYGTPVPMRSIFTEGISRISTVDIEFARELGFTIKLLGIAKLQEHAIEARVHPALVPAGSPIAQVNGVYNAIHLIGDAVGDVVLYGKGAGSLPTASAVVGDIIDLARNRLAGVAGRVPVTSFQWESRVPIPIKPMDDIESRYYLRCMVKDQPGVLSAISGILGQRGISISSVLQKGRKEGQTVPLVILTHRSIERAVQSALQEINALSMVSEATTLLRMEGVE; from the coding sequence ATGAAAAAAGCCATCCAGGTTGGATTAATCGGGTTTGGTACCGTAGGAACCGGGGTCGTGAAGATTCTTCAGGAGAATGCCGGTCTGATTGCAAAACGTGTCGGAGTTCCGGTTTCCCTGGTGCGGATTGCGGACTTAGATGTGACAACCGATCGGGGAGTCTCTGTGGCTCAAGGGGTATTGACGACGGATGTTCGGGGCATTCTGGATGATCCTGCGATTGATATTGTCCTGGAATTAATTGGCGGACATGAACCGGCCAAACGGTTTATTCTTCAGGCGCTTGAACGGAAAAAGTCTGTGGTGACGGCGAATAAAGCGTTGTTAGCCGACCATGGTGAAGAAATCTTTGAGGCGGCATTTAAGGCAGGCGTTGATCTCGGGTTTGAAGCGAGTGTCGGCGGGGGCATTCCCATCATTCGATCGCTCACCGAAGGGTTGGCTGCAAACCGGATCTTGTCGATTACGGGGATCATGAATGGTACGTCAAATTATATTTTGACGAGGATGACCCATGAGCGCCGTGATTTCGACGAAATTTTACAGGAAGCGAAACGGGAAGGGTATGCCGAAGCGGATCCATCCCTGGATGTTGATGGGGTGGATGCCGCTCACAAACTGGCTATCATGGTGAACCTTGCGTATGGAACTCCCGTGCCCATGCGGTCCATATTCACCGAGGGCATTTCCCGTATTTCGACGGTGGATATCGAGTTTGCCCGTGAACTCGGGTTTACCATTAAATTGCTGGGAATCGCCAAACTGCAAGAGCATGCCATTGAGGCACGAGTCCATCCCGCCCTGGTGCCGGCCGGATCTCCCATAGCACAGGTCAATGGCGTCTATAATGCCATTCATTTGATTGGTGACGCCGTGGGAGACGTTGTGCTCTACGGCAAAGGGGCCGGATCCCTTCCAACAGCCAGCGCCGTGGTAGGGGACATTATCGATCTTGCACGCAATCGCTTAGCCGGGGTTGCCGGACGGGTTCCTGTGACCTCATTCCAATGGGAATCGCGTGTGCCCATCCCTATTAAGCCGATGGACGACATTGAAAGCCGGTATTATTTGCGGTGCATGGTCAAGGATCAACCCGGGGTCCTGTCGGCCATATCAGGGATTCTCGGGCAGCGTGGGATCAGCATTTCGTCCGTCCTCCAAAAAGGGCGAAAGGAAGGACAAACGGTGCCGTTGGTCATCTTGACGCATCGTTCCATAGAGCGTGCCGTTCAGTCGGCATTACAGGAAATTAATGCACTTTCCATGGTTTCTGAGGCGACGACGTTACTTCGTATGGAGGGGGTGGAATAA
- the thrC gene encoding threonine synthase, whose protein sequence is MIPWRGIIEEYRKFLPVGDQTPIVSLQEGNTPLIPAKRLAAKVCPGMNLYLKIEGANPTGSFKDRGMTMAVSKAVENKARGLMCASTGNTSASAAAYGAKAGLPVYVVIPAGNIALGKLTQALMHGAQVIQIDGNFDQALTIVKDLCQETAIELVNSINPFRLEGQKTGAMEICDQLGYAPVIHALPVGNAGNITAYWRGYREYQEAGQTQGLPRMFGFQAEGAAPMVRGHVVESPKTIASAIRIGNPASWNFALKALEESQGHLDMVTDEEIIRAYQMVASEEGVFCEPASAASLAGIDKMNRAGLLPKEGVIVCTLTGHGLKDPDTAISVSYRPVTVPATHEAVRAQLTNT, encoded by the coding sequence ATGATCCCCTGGCGTGGCATTATAGAGGAGTACCGGAAATTTCTCCCGGTAGGAGATCAGACGCCGATTGTGTCTCTTCAGGAGGGGAATACGCCACTGATCCCAGCAAAACGCTTAGCCGCGAAAGTGTGTCCGGGAATGAATTTGTATCTGAAGATTGAAGGGGCGAATCCAACCGGGTCCTTCAAGGATCGGGGGATGACCATGGCGGTTTCTAAAGCCGTGGAAAACAAAGCCAGGGGACTCATGTGCGCTTCGACGGGCAATACTTCCGCCTCGGCAGCGGCCTATGGGGCGAAAGCGGGTTTGCCGGTGTATGTCGTCATTCCGGCAGGGAATATTGCATTGGGTAAGCTGACCCAGGCTCTCATGCATGGTGCCCAGGTCATTCAGATTGATGGGAACTTCGATCAGGCTTTAACGATTGTGAAGGATTTGTGTCAGGAAACGGCGATTGAGTTAGTCAATTCAATTAACCCGTTTCGTTTGGAAGGCCAAAAAACGGGGGCCATGGAAATCTGTGACCAGTTGGGATATGCCCCGGTCATTCATGCCCTCCCTGTGGGAAATGCAGGGAATATTACTGCGTACTGGCGAGGGTATCGGGAGTACCAGGAAGCCGGACAAACACAAGGGTTGCCTCGTATGTTCGGGTTTCAGGCGGAAGGAGCGGCTCCCATGGTCAGAGGCCATGTGGTGGAGTCACCGAAAACTATTGCCTCAGCCATTCGGATTGGAAATCCTGCCAGTTGGAATTTTGCCCTGAAAGCGTTAGAGGAATCACAGGGACATCTGGATATGGTGACGGACGAAGAAATTATTCGGGCTTATCAAATGGTGGCGAGTGAAGAAGGGGTCTTTTGCGAGCCCGCTTCGGCTGCCTCTCTTGCAGGAATTGACAAAATGAATCGAGCCGGGTTGTTGCCAAAAGAGGGAGTCATTGTGTGTACCTTAACCGGACATGGGTTAAAGGACCCGGATACGGCCATCTCAGTCTCGTATCGACCGGTCACCGTTCCTGCCACTCATGAGGCGGTCAGAGCGCAATTGACAAATACGTAA
- a CDS encoding aspartate kinase encodes MARYIQKFGGTSVGSLERIQNVARLIERTYREGHQLVVVLSAMSGETDRLMKLAKTLSIDPDDRELDVLLSSGERVTIALMAMTLKSLGMKAQSFTGRQVGIVTDSMHTKARVSRVDTDRVLGALRDGIIPIVAGFQGINAASDVTTLGRGGSDLTAVVLAAALKADTCFIYTDVDGVYTADPNIVPGARRLDKISYEEMLELASLGAKVLQSRSVELAAKYQVPVEVRSSFQDGPGTCVVKEDVDMEQVLVSGVTGDRNQAKVTVVGVPDHPGIAATLFCSIAEAAINVDMIIQNVSQDSLTDISFTVPRADLTRGMSLVRDIAKSVEARTVEVNESIAKVSLVGVGMRSHSGVAARMFQTLSREGINIMMISTSEIKISCVVEEKYMELAVRALHQEFELEVPLERRKA; translated from the coding sequence ATGGCACGGTATATTCAAAAATTCGGCGGGACGTCGGTGGGGAGTCTGGAACGAATCCAAAACGTCGCCCGGCTTATTGAGCGGACCTACCGGGAGGGGCATCAACTGGTGGTCGTGTTGTCTGCGATGAGCGGGGAAACGGATCGGCTCATGAAGCTGGCCAAGACGTTGAGCATCGACCCGGATGACCGGGAACTCGATGTCTTGCTGTCCTCCGGAGAGCGTGTCACGATAGCGCTGATGGCGATGACCCTCAAAAGTCTTGGGATGAAGGCGCAATCCTTTACCGGACGTCAGGTGGGTATTGTCACCGATAGCATGCATACCAAGGCCCGGGTTTCCCGGGTTGATACCGACCGGGTGCTGGGAGCCTTGCGTGACGGGATTATTCCCATCGTGGCCGGGTTTCAAGGGATCAACGCCGCCTCCGATGTGACGACGTTAGGACGCGGGGGATCTGATTTGACAGCCGTGGTGTTGGCGGCGGCGCTCAAGGCCGATACCTGCTTTATTTATACCGATGTGGATGGGGTGTACACGGCCGATCCGAATATTGTGCCCGGCGCGAGGCGGTTGGATAAAATCTCCTATGAAGAAATGTTAGAGTTAGCGAGTCTGGGGGCTAAAGTCTTACAGTCTCGTTCGGTAGAGTTAGCGGCTAAATATCAGGTGCCGGTGGAAGTGCGATCCAGTTTTCAAGACGGGCCTGGAACCTGCGTGGTAAAAGAGGATGTCGATATGGAACAAGTTTTAGTCTCGGGGGTCACGGGCGATCGGAATCAAGCCAAGGTCACGGTGGTCGGGGTCCCGGATCACCCTGGAATTGCGGCCACCCTGTTCTGCTCCATTGCCGAGGCCGCCATCAATGTGGATATGATTATTCAAAATGTGAGTCAGGATTCCCTGACGGATATTTCCTTTACCGTGCCCAGAGCTGATCTGACGCGGGGAATGAGTCTTGTTAGAGATATCGCCAAATCAGTGGAAGCCCGGACGGTTGAGGTGAACGAATCCATTGCCAAAGTTTCGTTAGTGGGAGTGGGGATGCGTTCGCATTCCGGCGTCGCAGCCAGAATGTTTCAGACCCTCTCACGTGAAGGCATTAATATCATGATGATCAGTACCTCGGAAATTAAAATCTCTTGTGTGGTGGAAGAAAAATATATGGAGTTAGCAGTTCGGGCCTTGCACCAGGAGTTTGAATTGGAAGTACCTCTGGAGCGCAGAAAAGCCTAG